In Panthera leo isolate Ple1 chromosome B3, P.leo_Ple1_pat1.1, whole genome shotgun sequence, a single genomic region encodes these proteins:
- the LOC122222102 gene encoding 60S ribosomal protein L23a-like: protein MKKIESNNILVFIVDVKANKHQIRQAVEKLCDIDVAKVNTLIIRPDGEKKAYVQLAPDYNGLDVATKLGSSKLSPAG, encoded by the coding sequence atgaagaaaatagaaagcaaCAACATACTTGTGTTCATTGTGGATGTCAAGGCCAACAAGCACCAGATCAGACAGGCTGTGGAGAAGCTCTGTGACATTGATGTGGCCAAGGTCAACACTCTGATAATCAGGCCCGATGGAGAAAAGAAGGCATATGTTCAACTGGCTCCTGACTATAACGGTTTGGATGTTGCAACAAAATTGGGATCATCTAAATTGAGTCCAGCTGGCTAA